Within the Nymphaea colorata isolate Beijing-Zhang1983 unplaced genomic scaffold, ASM883128v2 scaffold0730, whole genome shotgun sequence genome, the region CCCCTCGTGGATGTAGTTGATGGCCGAAAGATCTAGATCTTACTTGTGCCAACTGAAGAAAGCCTTCCAAGTGCCGATATAGCAGTAAGGCTCAGTGACTCCTCTCACGCGATAGGGCATGGCATATCCCAAAAGGGAAGGCAATTAATTCATATTCCACTCGCCCGCCTCCTCGCCCATCAGCGTCCCCGTCAGGTCTGCCCCGTAGACGGGCGGAGAATACATCACGGTCTTCCAGAACTGAATCGATCCAAGTTTACCAATCTCTCCTTTTCCTCGGGGGTCTTGGACGAGACGGGGGCGTCCTGGCGTTCGGCGTACTTGCGGTAGGCGCGGAAGGTCATCTTGGGCTGTACGATATTGCGTGCTTCGAAGTAGCCTGCGTTTCCCTGTACGTTCTGCTCGATGGGGTGGGTGACGTGGAGGGAATCGAGCGCGGCCTGGTAGTTGGGCATGGTGCCCTTCCAGCCGGGGGGCGGCACCACCTCGGTTAGAGCCAACTTACTTTCACCATTCCAAAGTGATTCTTATATGTTCGATCGAGGTGGTGCGTGAATTCGTAGAAATTGGCGAACTGCTCGGGGGTGGGGTGCACCGTGGGACAGGCTTCGATGGGCATGCGATGGTCCTACTCGGTATGTTATTATTATAGATTAAATGGACTCGAGCCATTTAAGATGAGAGCTCGTTAGATTTTGAACCTTTTTCATCAGTTTTGGATAGCGTGCAAGTCGACGGGAGATGGGAAATTGGGAGCCCCAAATTCGGGAAGAAGCCTGAAGAATATGGACTTTTTATATGGTTTTGCGATGGGGGTAGAAAAGGCAAGGATGCAGTTATTTGTGAATGAGGATGATGCGGAGTTGAGAAATGCGGCGGGGAATAAGAAATGGGGACGGGGTTGTGATGGAAGTTCCAGTaataaaaagatcaagaaggCCGATAAAACAGCAAGGAGGAAATGATGCAACAGGCGGGAGTGGTTTTAATCAGAAGCGGAAAGGACAATAAAGATCGATGCCCTCCTATTCTGACGGCATAACAAGCTCAGATGGTTAATATAATCCAATATAATCCCAACAATGGCAACCCACCACCAGAACAAATCCCGCAGTTTCCTTGTCGAGTTCGTCTTCGGCGGAACTGCAGCCTACATCTCCAAGTCCATCGCCTCTCCCATCGAGGTCGTCAAGCTGCGTCTGCAGGTCCAGGACGCCCTCATCCAGAAGGGCGTCATCGCGTACCGCTACGGAGGTATTGCCGACTGCTTCCGCAGACTATACATCGAAAACGGCATTGCTGCCTTCTTCAAGGGCAACGCCACCAACGCCCTCCGCTTCTTCCTCACGCAGGCTCTCAACTTCTCCTTCAGGGACCTCTTCCGCAAGGTCATCGAGGAGAGGTACGGCGCGAGCAAGTTCCTCGGCAACCTCGTGGCCGGCGCGGCAGCTGGCGCCTCCACGCAGATGATGGTGTACCCGCTTGACTTCGCGAGGACCAGGCTGGCCAACCAGGCCAAGAGCGGGAACGGAGGCGAGTACAACGGCCTGCTCGATTGCATACGCAAAACCTATCGTAGCGATGGCTTGGAGGGCCTCTACCGCGGTTTCACTGTGTCCTGCCTGTGCATGGTGATCTACCGGGGCTTTTACTTCGGGATTTACGACTCGATGCGTCCCTACCTGCCGCACCACTTGGAGGAAAACATGGTCCTGACCTTCTGCATGGGTTACTTTGCAGCCATCGTTCGGGAGCGCTGTCCTACCCGCTGGACACGGTGCGACGCAGGATGATGATGACTTCTGGGGAGTTGGTGAAGTTCTCGGGGACGTCGAGTGCATGCGGAAGATCCACAGCGAGGGCGGTTGGAAGGCCTTCTTCCGAGGAGGGGCCGCCAACATCGTGGGCGGAGTGACGGGGGCAGCAGTCTTTTCGATCTACGACAGGATGAAAGTGGAATTCCAGAAGAAGCATAACATATGATCGGTTTTATATTTCTTGTAGTCGCATCCCATCCTCAGTCACTAATCCCCTCGATATGCTGCTTGAAGGCGGGAAAAAGTATGTGTTTTATTTTCGGTAGGGCATGTTGAATGATGAAATATGATAAATTCCGATGGCGTGATCAAATTTGATTAAGCCACCTCACTCCATAATCCAATAATTTTTTGCAAGTAGGTTTTAAGGGGCATTATTCAAATTGGGGCTgctcatttgcttccttatctTCGCTGCTGGTCGTGTGCAATGCTGGGCGTGTGCGGAGTGCGAGTTTGATGATATTTCTACgttttaataataataacttgAATCGCGTGATGGGTAACTCTTGCGAGGGCATCGAGTGCATCCAGCCGCCGGACCGCGACTCCATCCGTCGACGCAGTCTCTCCGACCCCGCCGAAAACGTCACCCTCAAGAACCTCATCCAGATCAAGAAGTGCAGGATGATCGACGAATACGTACTCAATGAATTGCTGGGCGAAGGAACCTATGGCAACGTCTATAAAGTCACTCACAAATCAACAAAAGTTGTACGAGCAGCCAAAAGAatcgagaaaaagaaaaaatcgatCCAGGCACTATAGTAATCGTTAATCCTGAAGCGACTTGTACTTCTGCCATAACTGAGGACCATCCCAACATCGTGCGCGTCTTCGATATCTACTACTAGAAGAAATACATCTACATCGTTATGGACTATTGCGAGGGCGGCGAGCTCTTCGCCAGGATCGTCGAGGAGCAAACGCTGACCGAGGCCGAGGCGGGCTCTACATGAAGCAGCTGCTCTCGGCCATCCACCACTGCCACGCCCACAACATCATGCACAGGGACCTCAAGCCATAAAACATTATGTTCCTCAGCCACCACGAGAAGAACCTCAAGATCATCGACTTCGGAGTGGGCACCTCCTTCACCGAAACCAAAAAGACCTCCCTCAAGGTCGGAAGCGTAAGGAAGCCCTTAGCTAGGTCTACTACATGGCTCCGGAAGTCATCAAGAAGAAGTACAACCAGAA harbors:
- the LOC116245544 gene encoding ADP,ATP carrier protein encodes the protein MATHHQNKSRSFLVEFVFGGTAAYISKSIASPIEVVKLRLQVQDALIQKGVIAYRYGGIADCFRRLYIENGIAAFFKGNATNALRFFLTQALNFSFRDLFRKVIEERYGASKFLGNLVAGAAAGASTQMMVYPLDFARTRLANQAKSGNGGEYNGLLDCIRKTYRSDGLEGLYRGFTVSCLCMPSFGSAVLPAGHGATQDDDDFWGVGEVLGDVECMRKIHSEGGWKAFFRGGAANIVGGVTGAAVFSIYDRMKVEFQKKHNI